In Panthera tigris isolate Pti1 chromosome C1, P.tigris_Pti1_mat1.1, whole genome shotgun sequence, the following proteins share a genomic window:
- the RPA2 gene encoding replication protein A 32 kDa subunit isoform X2, with amino-acid sequence MTAAPMDVRQWVDTDDASSENTVVPPETYVKVAGHLRSFQNKKSLVAFKIMPLEDMNEFTTHILEVVNAHMILSKANSQPLAGRATISNPGMGEAGNFGGNSTIPANGLTVAQNQVLNLIKACPRPEGLNFQDLKNQLQHMSVASIKQAVDFLSNEGHIYSTVDDDHFKSTDAE; translated from the exons ATGACAGCTGCACCCATGGATGTTCGCCAGTGGGTTGACACAGAC GATGCCAGCAGTGAAAACACAGTGGTTCCTCCAGAAACGTATGTAAAAGTGGCTGGCCATCTGAGATCTTTTCAG aacaaaaaaagcctGGTAGCCTTTAAGATCATGCCTCTGGAGGACATGAATGAATTCACCACACATATTCTGGAAGTAGTCAACGCACACATGATCCTGAGCAAAGCTAACAGCCAG CCCTTAGCAGGGAGAGCAACTATCAGCAATCCAGGAATGGGTGAAGCAGGGAACTTTGGTGGGAATAGCACCATACCAGCAAATGGCCTCACTGTGGCCCAAAACCAG GTGCTGAATTTGATTAAGGCTTGTCCAAGACCAGAAGGATTAAACTTTCAGGATCTCAAGAACCAGCTCCAGCACATGTCTGTAGCCTCAATAAA gCAAGCTGTAGATTTTCTTAGCAACGAGGGACACATCTATTCCACTGTGGACGACGATCATTTTAAATCCACAGATGCAGAGTAA
- the RPA2 gene encoding replication protein A 32 kDa subunit isoform X1, with translation MWFGGSESYGTSFGGVGGGYTQSPGGFGFPTPSQAEKKSRARAQHIVPCTISQLLSATLVDEVFRIGKVEISQVTIVGIIRHAEKAPTNIVYKVDDMTAAPMDVRQWVDTDDASSENTVVPPETYVKVAGHLRSFQNKKSLVAFKIMPLEDMNEFTTHILEVVNAHMILSKANSQPLAGRATISNPGMGEAGNFGGNSTIPANGLTVAQNQVLNLIKACPRPEGLNFQDLKNQLQHMSVASIKQAVDFLSNEGHIYSTVDDDHFKSTDAE, from the exons ATGTGGTTTG GCGGATCTGAAAGCTATGGCACTTCCTTTGGCGGAGTCGGCGGCGGCTACACACAGTCCCCGGGGGGCTTCGGATTCCCGACACCTTCCCAGGCTGAAAAGAAATCA AGAGCCCGAGCCCAGCACATTGTACCCTGTACCATATCTCAGCTGCTTTCTGCCACCCTGGTCGATGAAGTGTTCAGAATTGGGAAGGTTGAGATTTCACAG GTCACTATTGTGGGTATCATCAGACATGCAGAGAAGGCTCCAACCAACATTGTTTACAAAGTAGATGACATGACAGCTGCACCCATGGATGTTCGCCAGTGGGTTGACACAGAC GATGCCAGCAGTGAAAACACAGTGGTTCCTCCAGAAACGTATGTAAAAGTGGCTGGCCATCTGAGATCTTTTCAG aacaaaaaaagcctGGTAGCCTTTAAGATCATGCCTCTGGAGGACATGAATGAATTCACCACACATATTCTGGAAGTAGTCAACGCACACATGATCCTGAGCAAAGCTAACAGCCAG CCCTTAGCAGGGAGAGCAACTATCAGCAATCCAGGAATGGGTGAAGCAGGGAACTTTGGTGGGAATAGCACCATACCAGCAAATGGCCTCACTGTGGCCCAAAACCAG GTGCTGAATTTGATTAAGGCTTGTCCAAGACCAGAAGGATTAAACTTTCAGGATCTCAAGAACCAGCTCCAGCACATGTCTGTAGCCTCAATAAA gCAAGCTGTAGATTTTCTTAGCAACGAGGGACACATCTATTCCACTGTGGACGACGATCATTTTAAATCCACAGATGCAGAGTAA